The following are encoded together in the Nitrososphaerota archaeon genome:
- a CDS encoding DHH family phosphoesterase, producing MSINSFEKFKEKVSEIANKLKEAIKRDESFLIINHNDADGLASAGILCGTFYREDARFTIRTIQSFSDFINDYNEKYVDADNIIFVDIGSGYLDEIENILPNKKESIFILDHHQIVGKKELNHLNPHLFGIDGAIDISASGIAYFVSKEINKENVIYSPIAIVGALGDLQDKNGKRILKGLNSLIVKEAVENGLLSVNEDLIFYGRSYKPIHVALSNTTSPYIPGLSGREENCVSFLSSLGIKLKENDKWKVLSELEEEEKKKIYNGIVMYLTERKVSTKIASELIGEVYELIKEEEWTYLRDAREFSSLLNACGKFGQPWIGILIAMGVRGSILEEAHKILEEYRLQIAKSMEYVLRPGVIEEMNNIVILRGNEIIDEKQISSIASIISSSSLIPIDKPLIAIAFTKEKSKISARANRELVDKGLNLGEILSNLSKKFDGRGGGHAIAAGAEIPLIKLNNFLIELDKEIGKIIEKK from the coding sequence ATGAGTATTAATTCCTTTGAAAAATTTAAAGAAAAAGTTAGTGAAATAGCTAATAAATTAAAAGAAGCAATAAAAAGAGACGAGTCTTTTCTTATTATAAACCATAATGATGCTGATGGTTTAGCATCCGCAGGAATATTATGCGGCACATTTTATAGAGAAGATGCAAGATTTACTATTAGAACGATACAAAGTTTTTCAGATTTTATAAATGATTATAATGAAAAATATGTAGATGCTGATAATATAATTTTTGTTGATATAGGAAGTGGATATTTAGATGAAATAGAGAATATTCTCCCTAATAAAAAAGAATCAATATTTATTTTAGATCATCATCAAATAGTTGGGAAAAAAGAATTAAATCATCTTAATCCTCATTTATTTGGAATAGATGGTGCAATAGATATAAGTGCATCTGGAATAGCATATTTTGTTTCAAAGGAAATAAATAAAGAAAATGTAATATATTCTCCAATAGCTATTGTTGGAGCATTAGGAGATTTGCAAGATAAGAATGGTAAAAGGATTTTAAAAGGATTAAATTCATTAATAGTTAAAGAAGCTGTAGAAAATGGATTATTATCAGTTAATGAAGATTTAATATTTTATGGAAGAAGCTATAAACCAATTCATGTAGCATTATCAAATACAACTTCCCCTTATATTCCAGGCTTAAGTGGAAGAGAAGAAAATTGTGTAAGCTTTTTATCTTCTCTTGGAATAAAATTAAAAGAGAATGATAAATGGAAAGTTTTATCAGAATTGGAAGAAGAAGAGAAAAAGAAAATTTATAATGGAATTGTAATGTATCTTACAGAAAGAAAAGTATCAACAAAAATTGCATCTGAATTAATTGGAGAAGTATACGAATTAATAAAAGAAGAAGAATGGACATATTTAAGAGATGCAAGGGAATTTTCATCTTTATTAAATGCTTGTGGAAAATTTGGACAACCTTGGATTGGAATACTTATAGCAATGGGTGTTAGAGGAAGCATACTTGAAGAAGCACATAAAATACTTGAAGAATATCGTTTACAAATAGCTAAAAGCATGGAATATGTTTTAAGACCAGGGGTTATCGAAGAAATGAATAATATAGTAATATTAAGAGGGAATGAAATTATAGATGAAAAACAAATAAGTTCAATAGCTTCTATAATTTCTTCTTCTTCTCTTATTCCAATTGATAAACCTTTAATAGCAATCGCTTTTACTAAAGAAAAATCTAAAATTTCAGCAAGAGCAAATAGAGAATTAGTTGATAAAGGTTTAAATTTAGGAGAAATTCTATCAAATCTTTCTAAAAAATTTGACGGAAGAGGAGGAGGACATGCAATAGCTGCAGGAGCAGAAATTCCTTTAATAAAATTAAATAATTTCTTAATTGAATTAGATAAAGAAATAGGGAAAATAATTGAGAAAAAATAA
- a CDS encoding 30S ribosomal protein S15 produces MARMHARKRGKSSSKRPLSKTPPRWCKYTPEEVEALVVKLAKEGNPPSMIGLILRDQYGIPLVKPIVGKTITQILKENNLLPQIPEDLSNLIAKAQRMIAHLKRFKSDKANIHRLQLIESKIHRLVKYYKKVGKLPINWTLPYERLKV; encoded by the coding sequence ATGGCTAGAATGCATGCTAGAAAAAGAGGAAAATCTAGTTCAAAAAGGCCACTTAGTAAAACTCCCCCTAGATGGTGTAAATATACTCCTGAAGAAGTAGAAGCATTAGTTGTAAAACTTGCAAAAGAAGGAAATCCTCCAAGCATGATAGGTTTAATTCTTAGAGATCAATATGGAATTCCTTTAGTAAAACCTATTGTTGGAAAAACTATTACACAAATATTAAAAGAGAATAATCTTTTGCCTCAAATACCAGAAGATTTATCAAATTTAATAGCTAAAGCTCAAAGAATGATAGCTCATTTAAAAAGATTTAAATCTGATAAAGCAAACATTCATAGATTACAATTAATAGAATCTAAAATTCATAGATTAGTAAAATATTATAAAAAGGTTGGAAAACTTCCAATAAATTGGACTTTACCATATGAGAGATTGAAAGTTTAA